One Georgenia wutianyii DNA segment encodes these proteins:
- a CDS encoding PhoH family protein, with protein sequence MARSDDASTQDAMLHHQITVPDDVPMVSLLGRRDEVLRAVESGFPTVDIHVRGNVVSFAGPAGDVALAERLVDELAQVARSGQALTADAVGRAITMLTAPTGGRPADILTLDILSARGRTIRPKTLGQKTYVDAIDEHTITFGVGPAGTGKTYLAMAKAVHALQAKKVNRIVLTRPAVEAGERLGFLPGSLNDKIDPYLRPLYDALHDMLDPESIPKLMAAGTIEVAPLAYMRGRTLNDAFIILDEAQNTSPEQMKMFLTRLGFNSRVVVTGDVTQVDLPSGTSSGLRVVEEILTGIEDVAFCRLTSADVVRHRLVSEIIDAYERWDAGPAGNRADRRAAQRRGAR encoded by the coding sequence ATGGCTCGCAGCGACGACGCGTCCACGCAGGACGCCATGCTCCACCACCAGATCACGGTCCCGGACGACGTGCCCATGGTCTCCCTGCTCGGCCGGCGCGACGAGGTGCTCCGCGCCGTCGAGTCCGGCTTCCCGACCGTCGACATCCACGTGCGCGGCAACGTCGTGTCCTTCGCCGGGCCGGCGGGGGACGTGGCGCTCGCCGAGCGGCTCGTCGACGAGCTCGCGCAGGTGGCCCGCTCCGGCCAGGCGCTCACCGCCGACGCCGTCGGCCGCGCGATCACGATGCTCACCGCGCCGACGGGCGGGCGCCCCGCCGACATCCTCACCCTCGACATCCTCTCGGCGCGCGGGCGCACCATCCGCCCCAAGACGCTCGGGCAGAAGACCTACGTCGACGCGATCGACGAGCACACCATCACCTTCGGGGTGGGCCCCGCCGGCACCGGCAAGACCTACCTCGCGATGGCCAAGGCCGTCCACGCCCTGCAGGCCAAGAAGGTCAACCGGATCGTCCTCACCCGGCCGGCCGTGGAGGCGGGGGAGCGCCTGGGCTTCCTGCCCGGCTCGCTCAACGACAAGATCGACCCCTACCTGCGGCCGCTGTACGACGCCCTGCACGACATGCTCGACCCCGAGTCGATCCCCAAGCTCATGGCGGCCGGGACGATCGAGGTCGCGCCGCTCGCCTACATGCGAGGGCGCACCCTCAACGACGCGTTCATCATCCTCGACGAGGCGCAGAACACCTCCCCCGAGCAGATGAAGATGTTCCTCACCCGGCTGGGGTTCAACTCCCGCGTCGTCGTCACCGGCGACGTCACCCAGGTGGACCTGCCCTCGGGGACGAGCTCGGGCCTGCGGGTGGTCGAGGAGATCCTCACCGGCATCGAGGACGTCGCCTTCTGCCGCCTCACCTCCGCCGACGTCGTCCGCCACCGGCTCGTCTCGGAGATCATCGACGCCTACGAGCGCTGGGACGCCGGGCCCGCGGGCAACCGTGCCGACCGCCGCGCCGCCCAGCGCCGCGGGGCCCGCTGA
- the ybeY gene encoding rRNA maturation RNase YbeY: MSTEVANESGYDVAEEEFAALARYVLEQMHVHPQAELSIVFVTTDVMSELHEKWMDEPGPTDVLSFPMDELRPGRPGEEPVEGMLGDIVLCPEVAAAQAKVAGHSTAEELLLLTTHGILHLLGYDHAEPEEEKEMFALQRRLLLTFLAER, encoded by the coding sequence ATGAGCACCGAGGTCGCCAACGAGTCCGGGTACGACGTCGCCGAGGAGGAGTTCGCGGCGCTCGCCCGCTACGTCCTCGAGCAGATGCACGTCCACCCGCAGGCCGAGCTGTCCATCGTCTTCGTCACCACGGACGTCATGTCCGAGCTGCACGAGAAGTGGATGGACGAGCCCGGTCCCACCGACGTCCTGTCCTTCCCGATGGACGAGCTGCGGCCCGGCCGGCCCGGTGAGGAGCCCGTCGAGGGCATGCTCGGGGACATCGTCCTGTGCCCGGAGGTGGCGGCCGCGCAGGCGAAGGTGGCGGGTCACAGCACCGCCGAGGAGCTCCTGCTCCTCACGACCCACGGCATCCTCCACCTCCTGGGCTACGACCACGCCGAGCCGGAGGAGGAGAAGGAGATGTTCGCCCTGCAGCGCCGCCTGCTGCTGACGTTCCTCGCGGAGCGTTGA
- a CDS encoding hemolysin family protein — MDGLLPDVPEWWLLALALVSLLLTAALIAAEAALRRIGRTALTELQVAERPRAGRVARLAAERDTTLPGITLARVLAEMTTAVALTLVVADLLPEWWQVLLVAVLVAALLIAVVAGATPRRLGTRQPGQVLHALVPFLGLVLALTRPFVAVARALTPRSRLTEAEAREEAVEDLRDMVDRVSQSEQLADDERTMLQSMFELGSTLVREVMVPRPDMVTIDAGKPLTKALALFVRSGFSRVPVVGESVDDVRGVLYLKDVLRRTHMRPEAAGDAVETTVREAVFVPETILVDDLLREMQAKNFHIAMVVDEYGGIAGLVTIEDLLEELVGELTDEHDRAEPVVEHLEDGTVRVPARLPVDELGELFGLELDDDDVDSAGGLLAKALGKVPIPGAEVEVGGLHLQAERAGGRRRQIATILARAVEPPAADEEDEHS; from the coding sequence ATGGACGGTCTCCTCCCCGACGTACCCGAGTGGTGGCTGCTCGCGCTCGCCCTCGTCTCCCTGCTCCTCACGGCCGCGCTGATCGCCGCCGAGGCCGCGCTGCGCCGCATCGGGCGCACCGCGCTCACCGAGCTCCAGGTCGCCGAGCGGCCCCGTGCCGGGCGCGTCGCCCGCCTCGCCGCCGAGCGGGACACGACCCTGCCCGGGATCACCCTGGCCCGCGTGCTCGCGGAGATGACGACGGCGGTCGCGCTCACGCTCGTCGTCGCCGACCTGCTGCCCGAGTGGTGGCAGGTGCTGCTCGTCGCCGTCCTCGTCGCCGCGCTGCTCATCGCCGTCGTCGCCGGGGCCACGCCGCGGCGGCTGGGGACCCGTCAGCCCGGCCAGGTGCTCCACGCCCTCGTGCCGTTCCTCGGCCTCGTGCTCGCGCTCACCCGCCCGTTCGTCGCCGTCGCCCGCGCGCTCACCCCGCGCTCGCGGCTCACCGAGGCCGAGGCGCGCGAGGAGGCCGTGGAGGACCTGCGCGACATGGTCGACCGGGTGAGCCAGTCCGAGCAGCTCGCCGACGACGAGCGCACGATGCTCCAGTCGATGTTCGAGCTCGGCAGCACGCTCGTGCGCGAGGTCATGGTGCCGCGCCCGGACATGGTGACGATCGACGCCGGCAAGCCGCTCACCAAGGCGCTCGCCCTGTTCGTGCGCTCCGGGTTCTCCCGCGTGCCCGTCGTCGGGGAGTCCGTCGACGACGTGCGCGGCGTGCTCTACCTCAAGGACGTCCTGCGCCGCACGCACATGCGCCCCGAGGCCGCCGGGGACGCCGTCGAGACGACCGTGCGCGAGGCGGTGTTCGTGCCCGAGACCATCCTCGTGGACGACCTGCTGCGCGAGATGCAGGCCAAGAACTTCCACATCGCGATGGTCGTCGACGAGTACGGCGGCATCGCCGGTCTCGTGACCATCGAGGACCTGCTCGAGGAGCTCGTCGGCGAGCTCACCGACGAGCACGACCGGGCCGAGCCGGTCGTCGAGCACCTCGAGGACGGCACGGTGCGCGTCCCCGCGCGGCTGCCGGTCGACGAGCTCGGCGAGCTCTTCGGTCTCGAGCTCGACGACGACGACGTCGACTCCGCGGGCGGACTGCTCGCCAAGGCTCTCGGCAAGGTGCCCATCCCGGGCGCCGAGGTCGAGGTGGGGGGCCTGCACCTGCAGGCAGAACGTGCCGGCGGCCGTCGCCGGCAGATCGCGACGATCCTGGCGCGGGCGGTCGAGCCGCCCGCCGCCGACGAGGAGGACGAGCACTCATGA
- the era gene encoding GTPase Era, with amino-acid sequence MTYSWPEGYRAGFASMVGRPNAGKSTLTNALVGQKVAITSNRPQTTRHTIRGIVHREDGQLVLVDTPGLHRPRTLLGQRLNDLVRETISEVDVLVFCLPADEKIGPGDRYIARELAEVRTPVIAVATKSDTVSRERLAEHLLEIDQLGSWAHIVPVSAVNGEQVDLLTELLLQQMPESPPLYPEGELTDEPETVMIAELVREAALEGVRDELPHSLAVVVEEINERKGRGDRPPLLDVHVNLYVERDSQKAIIIGRGGSRLREVGSRARRGIEALLGTRVYLDLHVKVAKDWQRDPKQLGRLGF; translated from the coding sequence ATGACGTACTCGTGGCCCGAGGGCTACCGAGCAGGCTTTGCCTCCATGGTCGGGCGCCCGAACGCAGGGAAGTCGACCCTGACGAACGCGCTGGTCGGGCAGAAGGTGGCGATCACCTCCAACCGCCCGCAGACGACGCGGCACACGATCCGCGGCATCGTCCACCGCGAGGACGGCCAGCTCGTCCTGGTCGACACCCCCGGTCTGCACCGCCCGCGCACCCTGCTCGGGCAGCGGCTCAACGACCTCGTGCGCGAGACGATCAGCGAGGTCGACGTCCTCGTCTTCTGCCTGCCCGCCGACGAGAAGATCGGTCCCGGCGACCGGTACATCGCGCGCGAGCTGGCCGAGGTGCGCACGCCGGTCATCGCCGTCGCCACGAAGAGCGACACGGTGAGCCGCGAGCGGCTGGCCGAGCACCTGCTGGAGATCGACCAGCTCGGCTCCTGGGCGCACATCGTCCCGGTGTCGGCGGTCAACGGTGAGCAGGTCGACCTCCTCACCGAGCTGCTCCTGCAGCAGATGCCCGAGTCCCCGCCGCTGTACCCCGAGGGCGAGCTCACCGACGAGCCGGAGACGGTGATGATCGCCGAGCTCGTGCGGGAGGCCGCCCTCGAGGGGGTGCGCGACGAGCTGCCGCACTCGCTGGCCGTCGTCGTGGAGGAGATCAACGAGCGCAAGGGTCGCGGGGACCGTCCGCCGCTGCTCGACGTCCACGTCAACCTCTACGTCGAGCGTGACTCGCAGAAGGCGATCATCATCGGTCGCGGCGGCTCACGCCTGCGGGAGGTGGGGTCCCGGGCCCGCCGCGGCATCGAGGCGCTCCTCGGCACGCGGGTCTACCTCGACCTCCACGTCAAGGTCGCCAAGGACTGGCAGCGCGACCCCAAGCAGCTCGGCCGTCTCGGCTTCTGA
- a CDS encoding alpha/beta hydrolase family protein, with protein sequence MRSWRVAVTVVAVLLFGLIGTVAGPGWNPQPLDQALIVQSEDTAIGGDVVTDPVGTYETRTETFTVELDGATVEATVHEPVGAPGLRPGVVFMHGAGTATHDNFWNMSEALASAGIVALVPDKRMDTYTVRYRDYPAMARDYLHSWDALAAWPGVDPARVGLYAESEGAFVAPVAATENPDVAFVVLVSAPVVPAREQFALATDTYLRTLGAPEQLLRAVPRLLGSEVPGGGFVYADFDVSSYQQQMRQPVLMVYGTEDISMPVVQAPAKVIEDLAVADNGDYTLRYFEGANHGIRIDGELAPGFADAVARWVLGLPETADAQPRIAGGQPEQRFRAEPLDSPRWYASGDMIVLTLVGGAVLLVVGPLLWLLTRLVRRPSEPLPSPLARASAALALAVLAVWVLFVSYLLVVAGLALNYERSPVVVTGGWLGVQLAAVGATAVGVWSASSWLRVRRSGVRTGTVGTITLVTVHLGALVLLLAAAYWGVFPTLR encoded by the coding sequence GTGAGGTCCTGGCGAGTCGCGGTAACCGTGGTCGCCGTGCTCCTGTTCGGTCTCATCGGGACCGTCGCGGGTCCGGGGTGGAACCCCCAGCCGCTCGATCAGGCGCTCATCGTCCAGTCCGAGGACACGGCCATCGGCGGCGACGTCGTCACCGACCCGGTCGGCACCTACGAGACCAGGACCGAGACCTTCACCGTCGAGCTCGACGGCGCGACGGTCGAGGCCACCGTGCACGAGCCGGTCGGCGCTCCCGGCCTGCGCCCCGGTGTCGTCTTCATGCACGGCGCCGGCACGGCCACGCACGACAACTTCTGGAACATGAGCGAGGCGCTGGCCAGCGCCGGGATCGTCGCCCTCGTCCCGGACAAGCGCATGGACACCTACACCGTCCGCTACCGCGACTACCCGGCGATGGCGCGCGACTACCTCCACAGCTGGGACGCGCTGGCCGCCTGGCCCGGCGTCGACCCGGCACGCGTGGGTCTGTACGCCGAGAGCGAGGGCGCGTTCGTCGCGCCCGTCGCCGCGACCGAGAACCCCGACGTCGCCTTCGTCGTCCTCGTCTCGGCGCCGGTGGTGCCCGCCCGTGAGCAGTTCGCCCTCGCCACCGACACCTACCTGCGCACCCTGGGCGCGCCCGAGCAGCTGCTGCGGGCCGTGCCGCGCCTGCTCGGCAGCGAGGTGCCCGGGGGCGGGTTCGTCTACGCCGACTTCGACGTCAGCTCCTACCAGCAGCAGATGCGCCAGCCGGTGCTCATGGTCTACGGCACCGAGGACATCTCCATGCCGGTCGTCCAGGCGCCGGCGAAGGTCATCGAGGACCTCGCCGTCGCCGACAACGGCGACTACACCCTGCGCTACTTCGAGGGCGCGAACCACGGCATCCGCATCGACGGCGAGCTCGCCCCCGGGTTCGCCGACGCCGTCGCGCGCTGGGTGCTCGGCCTGCCGGAGACGGCCGACGCCCAGCCCCGCATCGCCGGCGGGCAGCCCGAGCAGCGGTTCCGCGCCGAGCCCCTCGACAGCCCGCGCTGGTACGCCTCGGGGGACATGATCGTCCTCACGCTCGTCGGGGGAGCAGTGCTCCTCGTCGTCGGCCCGCTGCTCTGGCTGCTCACCCGCCTCGTCCGCCGGCCGAGCGAGCCGCTGCCCTCGCCGCTCGCCCGCGCGAGCGCCGCGCTGGCGCTCGCCGTCCTCGCCGTGTGGGTGCTGTTCGTCTCCTACCTGCTCGTCGTCGCCGGCCTGGCGCTCAACTACGAGCGCAGCCCGGTCGTCGTCACCGGCGGCTGGCTGGGGGTCCAGCTCGCTGCGGTCGGCGCGACGGCGGTGGGCGTCTGGTCCGCGTCGAGCTGGCTGCGGGTGCGGCGCAGCGGGGTCCGCACCGGCACCGTCGGTACGATCACGCTCGTCACCGTCCACCTCGGGGCCCTCGTCCTGCTCCTCGCGGCCGCCTACTGGGGAGTTTTCCCCACGCTCCGCTGA
- a CDS encoding PP2C family protein-serine/threonine phosphatase: MQIHWGVATDTGGRRQANEDAVLAEPPVFAVADGMGGHARGDMASRHAVAELAGLARTEGPVRPEDVVAALRRAGERIRAEMAGTDAVAGTTVAGAVLTEQDGEPFWLVFNVGDSRVYRCTQEDIEQVSVDHSLVQEMVDLGTISADEARHHPQRNVITRAVGTGPVPDVDFWMLRVGGPDQLVLCSDGLFGELADAEIHDVVAAAGHPQEAAATLLDRAVQGGGANDNVSVVVVSARGEDLETTERREECAEQGSTLPRADAGVNR, encoded by the coding sequence ATGCAGATCCACTGGGGTGTGGCCACCGACACGGGCGGGCGACGCCAGGCGAACGAGGACGCCGTGCTGGCGGAGCCTCCGGTCTTCGCCGTCGCCGACGGCATGGGCGGCCACGCGCGCGGCGACATGGCCAGCCGGCACGCCGTCGCCGAGCTCGCCGGCCTCGCCCGCACCGAGGGCCCGGTCCGCCCCGAGGACGTCGTCGCGGCGCTGCGCCGCGCCGGCGAGCGGATCCGCGCGGAGATGGCCGGCACCGACGCCGTCGCCGGCACGACCGTGGCCGGGGCCGTGCTCACCGAGCAGGACGGCGAGCCGTTCTGGCTCGTCTTCAACGTCGGGGACTCCCGGGTCTACCGGTGCACCCAGGAGGACATCGAGCAGGTGAGCGTGGACCACTCCCTCGTCCAGGAGATGGTCGACCTCGGCACGATCAGCGCCGACGAGGCGCGTCACCACCCCCAGCGCAACGTCATCACCCGCGCGGTGGGCACCGGCCCGGTGCCCGACGTCGACTTCTGGATGCTGCGCGTGGGCGGGCCGGACCAGCTGGTCCTGTGCAGCGACGGGCTGTTCGGGGAGCTGGCGGACGCCGAGATCCACGACGTCGTCGCCGCGGCAGGCCACCCGCAGGAGGCGGCAGCGACCCTCCTCGACCGCGCGGTGCAGGGCGGCGGGGCCAACGACAACGTCTCCGTCGTCGTCGTGTCCGCCCGCGGCGAGGACCTCGAGACCACCGAGCGGCGCGAGGAGTGCGCGGAGCAGGGCTCGACCCTGCCCCGCGCGGACGCCGGGGTGAACCGATGA
- a CDS encoding FHA domain-containing protein, giving the protein MSGHEYRPGGWTALVTDDALALLPPGVPEDVARELWQLSATGTRLGAWVEYLAAAGISALPSFAIVEAHPEGLRVVVRGEIDVEQGGRIVSGRGLTTWREELLPAADVTVSAETTDGGWLPVTGGIVRASAARLLASPQPPPAPPEDEEDVELTVARMPALAAAVGVRPAAAPVSSSGPAASADAGTAAAVADVSDAPPPAPAPVPATPPAPAPAPVAPPAVTQAPVAPPAPVQVPVPPADPAPVPAAAAETAVTADEPDEEESDEAPAPPPVPQAPDAALVEEEPEDSDDYDFLLWSTEQVHAHRSEPAAAATDPADAAPADAAPVDAGEPAGAEPAESGPPDLEATRLPESDEDATGIFAPGPIIDSVPGLSRPAAPVGAPVDLPPPPAVDDGDHDGETIATSEIPATATPVALEPVVRPAPGVELVLSTGPRIEMDRPVLLGRAPEATRFAGTEVPRLVSVSNPERDISSTHVEVRPAGGHVVVTDMNSTNGTVVHLPDQPSFRLQPGTGVPVGPGAVIELGVGVELTVQRVEGAQ; this is encoded by the coding sequence ATGAGCGGGCACGAGTACCGGCCCGGCGGCTGGACGGCGCTCGTCACCGACGACGCCCTCGCCCTGCTCCCTCCCGGTGTCCCCGAGGACGTCGCCCGCGAGCTGTGGCAGCTGTCGGCCACCGGCACCCGGCTCGGCGCGTGGGTCGAGTACCTCGCCGCCGCCGGGATCTCGGCGCTGCCGTCCTTCGCCATCGTCGAGGCGCACCCCGAGGGGCTGCGCGTCGTCGTCCGCGGCGAGATCGACGTCGAGCAGGGCGGGCGCATCGTCTCCGGCCGGGGCCTGACGACCTGGCGCGAGGAGCTCCTGCCCGCCGCCGACGTCACCGTGAGCGCCGAGACCACCGACGGCGGCTGGCTGCCCGTCACGGGTGGCATCGTCCGGGCGTCCGCGGCTCGCCTGCTCGCCTCGCCCCAGCCGCCGCCCGCGCCGCCGGAGGACGAGGAGGACGTCGAGCTCACCGTCGCGCGCATGCCCGCCCTCGCCGCCGCCGTCGGCGTCCGGCCGGCAGCCGCGCCCGTGTCCTCCTCCGGCCCCGCAGCCTCGGCGGACGCGGGGACCGCCGCGGCCGTCGCCGACGTGAGTGACGCCCCGCCGCCTGCGCCTGCCCCTGTTCCGGCCACGCCGCCGGCCCCTGCTCCGGCTCCGGTCGCCCCGCCTGCCGTCACGCAGGCTCCGGTCGCGCCGCCCGCCCCGGTGCAGGTCCCGGTCCCGCCGGCCGATCCGGCTCCGGTCCCGGCTGCTGCGGCCGAGACCGCGGTCACCGCCGACGAGCCGGACGAGGAGGAGTCGGACGAGGCACCCGCCCCGCCGCCCGTCCCGCAGGCTCCGGACGCGGCCCTCGTCGAGGAGGAGCCCGAGGACTCCGACGACTACGACTTCCTCCTCTGGTCGACCGAGCAGGTCCACGCCCACCGCTCGGAGCCCGCGGCGGCTGCCACCGACCCTGCCGACGCCGCGCCTGCGGACGCCGCGCCTGTCGACGCCGGTGAGCCCGCCGGCGCGGAGCCCGCCGAGTCCGGCCCGCCGGACCTCGAGGCCACCCGCCTGCCCGAGTCCGACGAGGACGCCACCGGCATCTTCGCCCCGGGTCCGATCATCGACTCGGTGCCGGGCCTGTCGCGCCCCGCGGCGCCCGTGGGTGCGCCCGTCGACCTGCCGCCGCCCCCGGCCGTCGACGACGGCGACCACGACGGCGAGACGATCGCGACGTCGGAGATCCCGGCCACCGCCACGCCGGTGGCCCTCGAGCCCGTGGTGCGCCCCGCGCCCGGCGTCGAGCTCGTCCTGTCCACCGGGCCGCGGATCGAGATGGACCGGCCGGTCCTCCTCGGGCGCGCCCCGGAGGCGACGCGCTTCGCCGGCACCGAGGTGCCCCGGCTGGTGAGCGTGTCGAACCCCGAGCGCGACATCTCCTCCACCCACGTCGAGGTCCGCCCGGCGGGCGGGCACGTCGTCGTCACCGACATGAACTCCACCAACGGCACCGTCGTCCACCTGCCGGACCAGCCCTCCTTCCGGCTCCAGCCGGGCACCGGGGTGCCGGTCGGGCCGGGCGCGGTCATCGAGCTCGGGGTGGGCGTCGAGCTCACCGTCCAGCGGGTCGAGGGAGCGCAGTGA
- a CDS encoding serine/threonine-protein kinase produces the protein MSPRRQPASPPDLPGYTVERLLGSGGFADVFLYQQRLPRRPVAIKVLTQEAAEGQSREQFVAEANLMAQLSTHSSIVTIYHADTAADGRPYLVMQYCPLPTLAERVKVRPLGVPEVLGIGVRLAGAVETAHRAGIVHRDIKPANILTTEYGRPALSDFGIAGLTGAAESGGVSIPWASPEAVEGHSTGVAGDVYSLAATLYTLLAGRSPFARPGGPNTRLDFTMRIKRDPVPPIGRTDVPASLEEVLARAMAKSPAARPASALELGRALQVVEQELRLAMTDIEVPDTSWMSPATAPVVGDDGDDGRTIVRAVTAVDPTGATPVPVLDEEPHTVLRPVGEVGWVPEETESTRGRSAALRADDDEEPAPRPRARWRWVATGAGAAVLVAGGIVAAGALRGEEVPDPAPTGTIGTVVIPDVVPSAEDLRGERVGDGTVEFTWTPQDELGDVTYAWTRTDGGKVTESQPVAEPPLVVDSVGRVCIELRTISEQGQVSARPAEACVD, from the coding sequence GTGAGCCCACGTCGACAGCCGGCGTCGCCGCCGGACCTGCCGGGCTACACTGTCGAGCGGCTGCTGGGCTCGGGCGGGTTCGCCGACGTCTTCCTCTACCAGCAGCGCCTGCCGCGGCGGCCGGTGGCGATCAAGGTGCTCACCCAGGAGGCGGCCGAGGGCCAGTCCCGCGAGCAGTTCGTCGCCGAGGCCAACCTCATGGCCCAGCTCTCCACGCACTCCTCGATCGTCACGATCTACCACGCGGACACGGCCGCGGACGGGCGCCCCTACCTCGTCATGCAGTACTGCCCGCTGCCCACCCTCGCCGAGCGGGTCAAGGTCCGCCCCCTCGGGGTGCCCGAGGTGCTCGGCATCGGCGTGCGGCTCGCGGGCGCCGTCGAGACGGCCCACCGGGCGGGCATCGTCCACCGCGACATCAAGCCCGCGAACATCCTCACCACGGAGTACGGGCGCCCCGCCCTCAGCGACTTCGGCATCGCCGGCCTCACCGGGGCGGCGGAGTCCGGCGGCGTGTCGATCCCGTGGGCCTCGCCCGAGGCCGTCGAGGGGCACTCCACGGGTGTCGCGGGAGACGTGTACTCCCTCGCCGCCACGCTCTACACGCTGCTCGCGGGGCGCTCGCCCTTCGCCCGGCCCGGCGGCCCGAACACCCGCCTCGACTTCACCATGCGGATCAAGCGTGACCCGGTGCCGCCGATCGGCCGCACGGACGTGCCCGCCTCGCTGGAGGAGGTCCTGGCCCGGGCGATGGCGAAGTCACCGGCGGCCCGTCCGGCGTCGGCCCTCGAGCTCGGCCGTGCGCTGCAGGTCGTCGAGCAGGAGCTGCGCCTGGCGATGACCGACATCGAGGTGCCGGACACCTCGTGGATGTCCCCGGCCACCGCGCCGGTCGTCGGCGACGACGGCGACGACGGCCGCACGATCGTGCGTGCGGTCACCGCGGTCGACCCCACGGGCGCGACGCCCGTCCCCGTCCTCGACGAGGAGCCGCACACCGTGCTGCGGCCGGTCGGCGAGGTCGGCTGGGTGCCCGAGGAGACCGAGAGCACCCGTGGCCGGTCCGCCGCCCTCCGCGCCGACGACGACGAGGAGCCCGCGCCCCGCCCGCGCGCCCGGTGGCGGTGGGTCGCCACGGGCGCCGGTGCCGCCGTCCTCGTCGCCGGCGGGATCGTCGCCGCCGGAGCGCTGCGCGGGGAGGAGGTGCCCGACCCGGCGCCGACCGGGACCATCGGGACCGTCGTCATCCCCGACGTCGTGCCGAGCGCGGAGGACCTGCGCGGGGAACGGGTGGGTGACGGGACCGTGGAGTTCACCTGGACCCCGCAGGACGAGCTCGGTGACGTGACCTACGCGTGGACCCGGACGGACGGCGGGAAGGTCACCGAGAGCCAGCCCGTGGCCGAGCCGCCGCTGGTCGTCGACTCAGTGGGGCGCGTGTGCATCGAGCTGAGGACCATCTCCGAGCAGGGACAGGTCTCGGCGCGTCCCGCCGAGGCCTGCGTCGACTGA
- a CDS encoding FHA domain-containing protein, with protein MSTTLQLEFCGEWFPIEREEPFYIGREGALEIDDNPYLHRRFLRIAYVDDLWWIENVGSRLSATLADSEGNTQAWLAPGARLPLVYAGTTILFTAGPTTYEVNLVNPDPTFAPAKAEPVHVGETTIGPVTLTESQHLLVLALSEPVLSGRGSAAIPTSAQAAARLGWALTKFNRKLDNVCDKLDRNGVRGLRGGPQQLAVNRRARLVEHAVASRIVSSDQLPSLDEEHARNTSTPS; from the coding sequence GTGAGCACCACGCTGCAGCTGGAGTTCTGCGGGGAGTGGTTCCCCATCGAGCGGGAGGAGCCGTTCTACATCGGGCGCGAGGGCGCCCTGGAGATCGACGACAACCCCTACCTGCACCGGCGGTTCCTGCGTATCGCCTACGTCGACGACCTGTGGTGGATCGAGAACGTCGGCTCGCGCCTGTCGGCCACCCTCGCCGACAGCGAGGGCAACACCCAGGCGTGGCTCGCCCCCGGTGCCCGGCTGCCGCTCGTCTACGCCGGGACGACCATCCTCTTCACCGCCGGGCCCACGACCTACGAGGTCAACCTCGTCAACCCCGACCCCACCTTCGCCCCCGCCAAGGCCGAGCCGGTGCACGTGGGGGAGACGACGATCGGCCCGGTGACCCTCACCGAGTCCCAGCACCTGCTCGTCCTCGCCCTGTCCGAGCCGGTCCTGTCCGGTCGCGGCAGCGCCGCCATCCCCACCTCCGCGCAGGCGGCCGCCCGCCTGGGCTGGGCGCTGACGAAGTTCAACCGCAAGCTCGACAACGTGTGCGACAAGCTCGACCGCAACGGGGTGCGCGGCCTGCGCGGCGGCCCGCAGCAGCTCGCCGTCAACCGGCGCGCCCGCCTCGTCGAGCACGCTGTCGCCTCGCGGATCGTCAGCTCCGACCAGCTTCCCTCCCTGGACGAGGAGCACGCGCGCAACACCAGTACTCCTTCCTGA